From a single Desulfitibacter sp. BRH_c19 genomic region:
- a CDS encoding formamidopyrimidine-DNA glycosylase: protein MPELPEVETIRRSLTEKLAGLTIDNLDIYFEKIVKEPTDIDRFKEIVTGKKIKGLDRLGKYLLLQLSDNYIIVIHLRMTGRLLYVADYEDVTKHTHLIFHLGNNYHLRFVDVRKFGTIYLLKDNELDTIKGLAHLGPEPLSENFTAQVFADSLKKKSKKIKQVLLDQDIVAGLGNIYADEVLFESHILPDRPANSLKAEEVEELYKSIIKIIKEAIDHRGTTFSDYVDGEGKKGEHQDHLKVYQRTEQPCSRCQCPIKKEKIAGRSSHYCPGCQH, encoded by the coding sequence TTGCCTGAATTGCCAGAAGTTGAAACAATTAGAAGGAGCCTTACAGAAAAATTAGCTGGATTAACTATTGATAATCTTGACATATATTTTGAAAAAATAGTTAAGGAACCAACAGATATAGACCGGTTTAAAGAAATTGTGACTGGCAAAAAAATTAAAGGGCTAGACAGGCTGGGCAAGTATTTACTCCTTCAGTTATCGGATAACTATATAATAGTAATTCACTTAAGAATGACAGGAAGGTTGTTATACGTTGCAGATTATGAAGATGTAACAAAACATACCCACTTGATATTCCACCTAGGTAATAATTATCATTTACGTTTTGTGGATGTTAGGAAGTTTGGAACAATTTATCTTTTAAAAGATAATGAACTAGATACAATAAAAGGTTTAGCTCATCTTGGGCCTGAACCTTTGTCAGAAAACTTTACCGCACAGGTTTTTGCTGATAGTTTAAAGAAGAAAAGCAAAAAAATAAAACAGGTACTCCTTGACCAGGATATTGTTGCTGGACTTGGAAATATTTATGCGGACGAAGTTTTGTTTGAGTCCCACATATTGCCTGATAGACCAGCAAACTCTTTAAAAGCAGAGGAAGTCGAGGAACTCTATAAAAGCATAATAAAAATCATTAAAGAAGCCATTGATCATAGGGGGACCACTTTTAGTGACTACGTAGATGGAGAAGGAAAAAAGGGTGAGCACCAAGATCATTTAAAGGTTTATCAAAGAACTGAACAGCCATGTAGTCGCTGTCAATGCCCAATTAAAAAGGAAAAAATAGCAGGGAGAAGTAGCCACTATTGCCCTGGATGTCAGCATTAG